Sequence from the Helianthus annuus cultivar XRQ/B chromosome 13, HanXRQr2.0-SUNRISE, whole genome shotgun sequence genome:
ATTTCGCTTggctcaaaatttttcaaaaacctcaaaatttcccccatccccacacttaggatacattgaccccaatgtatggttttgggaggctttgatcactaaacTCAATCACCATCAACAAAAGCTTGttttctcaaaccccaaatttctttttgtatttttctttttatatattttttttatgtttttctttttttaaacacgACACCACCAACAAACACCAACCCAACAATCAACCACATAATCAAACACCACCCATCCTCCCAACCATAACCAACATAAAACCAACAAATATGTACAACCTATACACAAGAGAGAATACCACCTGATTAATAGTAGCGTGGTCCCGGAGGTCCAAAGGTGGATGACATCATATCATTCCACTCTCCAAATCCGAATGCGCCGCTGCTACTCCCCTCTTGTTGTTGTGGTCCCTCCTGTTGCCTTGGGTCAAGCCACTGAGAATGGTGGAGTGGTGGAGTCGGATATGAAATGCTACCATCATAAGGCGGCAATGAGGCAtagtccacatgttgtggatcctcaacgaccggccttccggcatgccaatccgcatgcatCCGCCTCATTTGATCATCATGATATCTATTATTAGTATCCACCTCTCGAGAGTATGCGTGGGTACGGTTCCATGACTCATTGCGATCGAAGCTATGTTTTAACGACCGCTCTATGCTTGCACTATTCCTCATGTTTTGATCATACAACGTCCTCTCCGGCCCCGACCATGTATCAAAAATAGATGCCGGCAGACGTTGACTTTCAATCACCTCTTGCATTGAACCACTATAAGCCCACCCCGGCTCATAAGGTTGTTGCGCATAGTCGTAGAACATACCACCGTGACCTCCACCAAAACCCCCTAGACCAACATTTGCACCACCATGCGGCTCGTCCGCATAATCCTCGTCCCCGCTCGGAACCATTTCTACATCACTCTCCGGCTCATCCGGCTCTCCCGGTAACAACTCTCTTGCATTCAACTTTAATGCCCTCCACCTTTGACCTTCAGATTTCAGCTTATGATAACGTTCCGACTGAGTATACGTCCAAACATTCCCCAACCTATCCAATGTAAACGGCTCTTGCCTTTTTGTCAAACCTCGGTCTTCGGATGTTAGTGCTTTCTGTTGTTTCATCAAACCCGTAATTATGCGGCAATACGGGACGATATCTCTTCCATATTTGTTCCGGCATATCCATAAGTGGTGCATGATAAGGTAGCGTATCGGGAAGCGTGGGGACCCATGCATCAACGAATAAAGAACGGGTATCTCTGGGTACCTCACCTGTTCTTTGTCTCCCCTTCTTGGAATGACATTGAGAAGGCAGATTGTATGCAGCAGTTTAGCTTCAATCTTCAAGTTCTTCCGGTATAGAATACCACTGTATCTACCAGGAAAAAACAATGCTGCCAACATGTCGTTCCACCTAACATGCTTTTCCGGTTTGAGCAATAAGTCATCAAGTGTGGGCACCATGTATTCCCTAGATGGAAGACTGTCATACTTTCCAAGCTTCTTCAGTGTATCATACGACATCTCCACCGGTACCCCATGTACCATCCCGATCAACTTCATTTGTGATGGCTTGTTGAAATTGTGACATTTTAGCGTTGCCATCCACTCTTGTATCTCCATCATGAACAGATTACTCTTGTCTTTGTCGAAGCATTTAAGCGCCCCTTCCCAACCTAAAGCGCGAAACTTCGCAAACACCCCGAACTGGCCAAATTGGGGCTCATCAACTTCTTTCTCACAAATAAACGCGGCTGCCTTGTTTTTCAACTTGTTCATGCAATCATTGTAAAGTGTTGGCTGCCAAATCTCGGGTTGATCATCCAAAGACCCCGAGTTCCATACCGGCTTTTCACTCGGGTCTAACGCCATCTCTTCTTCGCCTTCACTTTCGCTTTCACTAACCCTACACATATATTGCCTCTTTCTTGGTGGTTGCTCCTTTTGTTTGCCCTTGccttttgatgatgatgaacttgatCCCGCTTGTTCCTTTGTCTTAGCCATTACCTACACACATGAGACAAACAACAAAAGCAAACACCAAATTAAACCCTCTCTTCAaaatcatccccacacttgcttgttatcatggttgtagatgttagtgaaccaaaagtgtatcaagaatttttcaaaaattgggcatggtgtctctacaatgtagaacatcccaaaagttcactactttaaccaCAAATCCTACATCTACAACTACAAACCATGTTCAATAAtcaatttcataatcatatcttaacAACAAGCAAGTGGGCAAGAGCACATAACCTAAATCACCTTACTTTTCACAATGTAGCACCAAAATATAACAAAATAAGCTTTCATACCTTGTTTAAAGATGGAAGAGTGCTTGTGAAACCAAAAACCCCAAAACCCCCAAATTGTCTCAAACTAGGGTTTCGAATTTGGACCCCAAAATTGCGTTTTCTCTGAAATCTCTCCTCACAATCACAAAGcttgtgaaaaattagtcaagttAGACCAAGATTCCACTTGATTTGGACAAAAATTGAAGGTTTTATGAAAGATGGAAGGTAGAAGAAGCTATGGAGGTTGTGGGTTTTGAGAGAAGAAGATGGTGATGGAAAAGTGAAAGAGAATGGGTGGATGGGGTTGTTTTCACGTGATGTTGtttattagatttttttttttttactttaattgCGGAACCCCTACCGTCGGACACAACTTTTCtgcgtaccgtaatttacggtctcaccgcaaattacggtgagacctgaaCATCACTTCCTTTCACCGTAACTCAGTAGAGTTACACCGTAAAACCCCACAATTTGTAatagccaccgtaaattacggctgtaccgtaatttacggtgctcGCTGGGCATCCATATTTTGACAAAAATTGAGGTTTTATATGacaaatttttagattttttaggtttttcgatttttttatgtttttttaattttttcaaaaacttgtaaaaattacctacccccctcaaaaatcccgtgttgtcctcaacacaatgtaagagcaattcgtgacccgaacatccccacacttgtttcgaacacggaCTTCGAGGAACTATGGCAATTCTGCAAAtatacaaacaaaacaaaacaacactactatgtacactaccaccaaacctgggcctctcatggttgttcctcctcgaccgggcgtaagatgtagcccgctttgtcaagctccaagttgttgatgtcatttccttccaagtacggcttcaagcggtgaccgttcaccgtttgttgtttcaacgTTTGCTCATCTTGGATGTCCACATCACCAAATCGCCCAACTCTTCGAATAACatacggacccatccatttgcttttaagcttgcCCGCGAACATCTTCAATCGGGAGTTGTACAACCAAACTTTCTGCCCCACTTCGAACGTTTTCTTGCGCAATTTCGCATCATGTACTTTCTTTAGCTTATCCTTGTAAGCCGATGCACATTCGTACGCCTCATCTCGAATCTCTTCTATCTCGCTCAATTGCAACTTCCTCAACTTACCCGCCTCATCGTAATCCGCGTTGACTGTCTTGATCGCCCAATGCGCCCGATGCGCCAACTCCATCggcaagtgacaacccttaccatacaccatccggtaaggtgttgtgccaatcggagtcttgtaggccgtacGGTACGCCCACAATGCATCATCCAACTtgctcgaccaatcctttctatccgttcttaccgtcttcatgagaatctccttgatttgacggttggacacttcgacttgtccactcgtttgcggatggtaaggtgtggcgactcggtggttcacgctatacctcttcaataattttccgaaattgaagttcttgaaatgtgaaccaccatcactgataataacccgcgggattccaaagcgagagaagatgttggattgaacaaatttacaaacaaccgaatggtcaTTTGTCCGTGTTGCAATAgcctcaatccacttcgagacataatccacAGCCACAAGAATATAAAGAAAGCCATTCGAATTCGGAAACGGACCCATAAAATCTAttccccatacatcaaatatctctacaaccaagattggttgtagtggcatctcatccctcttcgatatgcTACCCATCTTTTGGCAATTTACACAATTCCGGGCGAACTCAATTGCATCCTTAAAGatagtgggccaataaaacccacaagaaAGTACCCGATAGCCGGTTTTatgcccactaaaatgacccccGCAAGCGGACGAATGAGCATGAGTTAAGATTTCTAACACTTCCGTCTCGGGCACACACCTCcgtataacttgatccggtccgatcttgaagagatccggctcatcccaaatgtattgcctCACTTGAACCATAAATTGTTGACGAtgctttttggtccaatgagttggaatggcacccgtggctaaataGTTGACGTAATGAGCGTACCACGGTGCAACGAAAGTGGAAACGGCTAAGAGTTGCTCATCGGGGAaactttcattgatttcactCACATCATCGGTCCCTTCTACCGGAATCCGAGACAAATGATCCGCTACTACATTCTCGCTTCCCTTCTTATCTCGGATCTCTAGATCAAACTCTTGTAATAATAAGACCCATCGAATCAATCGCGGCttcgcatcctttttctccatcaaataCCGAActgcactatgatccgaataaaccactaCCTTACtgccccaaatatacgagcgaaacttatccaaagcatacaccaccgctagtaattccttctcggttgtggtgtagttaagttgcgcttcggataaagttttgcttgcatagtaaataaccaccggtttcttgtcaacccgttgacccaaaactgcaccaatagtggtatcgcttgcatcacacattatctcgaacggctttgaccaatcaggtggttgcaagataggcgcctttaccaagtgttccttcaaaacagtgaaagcttgcatacactcgttagtaaaatcaaacggaacatcttttaataacaaattgcataagggtttggtgatgacactaaaacccttaatgaagcgtcgataaaaacccgcgtgtcccaagaatgaccttacacccttaacatttttaggaggtggcaaagatgatattacccgtatctttgccttatccacctccatccccctttccgaaatcacgtgtcccaacacaatgccctcttgcaccatgaaatgacttttctcccaacttagcactaaatttttctcaacgcaccttttcaaaaccttttgcaattcgttgagacaagcatcaaaagtagtgccaaaaatggagaaatcatccataaatacttcgagcgactctccaaccatgtccgagaaaatactcatcatacatcgttggaacgttgccggagcattacacaagccaaatggcattcgcctaaacgcaaaggtgccatatggacatgtgaaggtggtcttgtgttggtcatccgggtgtatggcaatttgattataacccgaatacccatctaagaagcaataatatttttgacccgacaatttttcaataatttggtcaatgaaaggtagcgggaaatggtccttagaagtggcggcattcaattttcggtagtcaatacacacccgccacccggtaaccggtcgggtggcaatttgttcaccactttcatccttgactacttgaatgccggccttcttaggcacaacttgggtgggactcacccaagcgctatccgaaatcggatagatgattcccgcatccaaccatttaattacctcctttttaactacctcccttaggttcgggttcaaccgcctttgagcttctcgtgtcggtttggcatcttcggttgtgataattttatgcatgacaatggatggactaattcctttgaggtcggcaatcgtccatccaatagcacccttgttcgcttttaacacctccatcaacgcttgctcttgtgccaattccaaattagaggcaataatgaccggtaaagtgtcattatcccctagaAATACATACTTCAAATGGCTAGGCAAGTCCTTGAGCTCCAACTTTGGTGGTTCCTCCAATGATGGTTTTGTACCCGAATCGATCTCTACCGGTAAACCCTCGAATTGGTGGgtccatggtggtctaccttcCTTCATTGCCATAGCATCTTGTGCTTCCTCTTCAACccgtagtgcataagcatgtacctgttcagaaaagtcacacaggcaaatatccaaaccatcctcctcatactcatgcgggttgcatccatctactatgtctgccatgaaacactcatcaacaccgttagcattagaattgttagtaaaaacactcaaacgcatttttcgatttccaaacgccatatcaactgtaccaaacctacaatcaataatagcatgtgcggtgcttaaaaatggccgacccaaaattatattttgttgttgtttagggtccgccgatgagtaatccaaAACTAAAAAAtccaccgggtaataaaactcatcaatttttacaataacattttgaaccataccccgaggcAACATATgggacaaatcggccaaaacaaccgtcgtctccacccttgctaatggaccaaagtcatattggtcgtataagccccccggtaaaatgctaactccAGCTCcgagatctagcaacgccttagccatttgaaaattaccaacttgtacattaatcaatggcgtgcccggatcttggagcttaggaggaagctccccattcaacaccgcactcacttgcccggtcaaatccacccgcttaggcactttctttttgttttgccttttttgtgtacataattcttttaagaattttgcataagcggggacttgttttattgcatcgaggagtgggagatttatttttacttgtttgaacatatcccacatctcctctttttgaggacctctcgacacaataaaatttttctttcccgggtcaagtaggGCCGATGGAAATGGAACTtaactcggttcaccctcaactttttcattcttttcactttcacccaaacccggttttttaataattgtttcttttggtttaaccggtgaaagttcatcatcactttcaattcccgtgatatcctcaaccaccccctcaaccaattcggatgacaaattggctttaaattctttcccacttcttaaaacactaacatgattaatattaacattacctcgtgacgaaccatgtgaagggtttaccttagtgtcgcttggaagttgaccctttcctttcttcaattccgccacatcggttgctaattgacccatttgggttgttagtgattggatgcttttatcacgaacctcatctttttgcattcgcacttcgtctagttggttccgtttttgcatctccatttgcatgctctttagcatctccatcacctcgtttccacccgaagaccccccttgctcttgacccgtttggtattgctTTTGATAACCTTGGTTATTTCCGCCTCGGTATCCACCTTGATTATTGTAAGATGGGCGTGAACCaaaattaccttggctaccttgaaaatttgggttcgcttgatttgaagggttcccatatctaaagttcggatggttcctcaatccggggtggtaggtattagaattcatgttgttgtagttcctaccacctcctccttgaccttgaccttgaaccgcatggacctcctcgtattgcccttccaacatcccttggcaattttcagccgcatgacctatttcattacacaaagcacaaacattatatatttggttagtggtttgaacattaccatcatctatggcgtgcacttgcgGTCGGTTAGTGGTCGGTCGGGCTCTTCTTGaggcttgagctttcctctttgatgtagttgccatgctttccaagaactcccaatcttcattctcatagtttgttccaaaagtcccaccggtgatagacatcaaatcacgtgcgtcttcggcactcaacccctcatgAAAGGCATTCATTAACTCCCACAATTCgattccatggtgagggcaattctttatcatcatattAAATCGTTCGAACGCTTCATGgaacatctcaccatgttgttgttggaagctccTCAACCCCTTtctagcatcattggtcttttgggcggtatagaaCTCGTCTAAGAAAgtttgttgcatttccccccaagtgtaaatagatgccgaaggcaaagtgtagaaccacttctttgccttatcctccaaagaaaactgaaataagaccaacttgacttcatcggccgaacaaccttgactcccaaaagtgttgcaaattgagtcataggcctctaaATGAAAatacggctcctccgttgctaaccctttgtacttcggtaaactttgcaacgagtttgttcttacttcaaaagttctcccttggttgttgtgaggaatgaccaccggtgaagggttttgagtaatgattggcctgaaatgtgcctctattccccttgcttgttccctaagatgccttcttggaacacccaatcgaccccttggacgaataggacccattggtcttggtataggcccttgtggtgcaattggttgttgggGCATCGGTGGGTATTGAATCGGCCTTTGAAATTGTGGTTGCACATGTTGTGGccgaacttgttgcaatggaataggttgttgtattggtggcccttgtggtcgtggccgaatgtgttgtggtataatttgttgttgtggcattccaccaacacttgccatcccttgagattgactttgcaaatacccaaactccccttgatcaccataacctccataaccgtacccatcatcttcataaccctcataatcttcaaatccctcatcataaccatctccttgaattcccgaggtctgcccaaatgggatggtcgaatactgaaagcccgattgttgttgttgtggtctaaaagatgaagtagtatgcacgatagttgaattgggtgcaattgtgaaggtggatgatgattgacccgtagttgggggaaagaagtgggataatggtgggattgtggtggatggattgtaggtgatggtaggctcagtttgagtggtgattggttgggtaacattggatggtgtaaattcagcggtggtattaggtaatgtagtgtttggtgatggttgggtggaagtaggtataaaggatgaggatgattgactggttgtaggtggaatctgagaatcagccatgatgtttctcggtgtaatgggtgaagtgggtgaaccaatgattttgttttctcgcactaaaactcggttttgtcttaacgttctttcaatttccggatcaaacgatagcggtgatgacctgtgagagcctctagtatgcatacacctgaagtacctgcacactaaacacaaccaacgtaaacccgaaaataacaaacaaaactattaaactaacacacgttgcgcactactccccggcaacggcgccaaaatttgacgtgatgtcgtgggtcacgcaaatttaatccccaaacaactgtagttagtggtagtagggtatcgaactcagggagtatgtggaagatgtgtcgattgtatagctttgtacttaaactaattattagactaaattgcagaaaattaaaattcaagagtttggtTTGTtgatttagaaaactaaattaaaaactaattcaaatcaagattggttgtaaaacaaattaggggagaacaatgatcaccttaggtttcagtttctttaaacagttgtgtgtaattccactagaaagagttacatagacataactcgtgtatatatgattgaagtgataaaagggaacaaagtactcggattagataaacgcgaggttgtttcccgatgaccaattaatcaataaccaaccctaacccttcccgtgatatctcggttgccaacggcaccaagaacgtacgattaagactagaaattgcaatattgattaacaaactacaaacaatcaaacatacaccatgacattcaagcaacgcaagttgtcattctagaaatgcagaaattaaacacacaaaagttcaagaaacattcacctaagatgatcaccgaagagtttagccggacatggctcggtgcatcatcatcataatcaaactattgttcatacgaatcaaaaatacaaaccgaatgattgaaaTTGTTCAAAACCAAGCCAAGTTCTCCAAAATCGCCCAAAAGATGTCCTagaaccgtccaatgatgagagaTACCCAAAAGACACTcaaaaaccaacttaaaagtggcagttacacattttgctcgcagactccaccgtaaattacggctccaccgtaatttacggtggtcatGATTCT
This genomic interval carries:
- the LOC118485582 gene encoding uncharacterized protein LOC118485582; the protein is MTDEIRRVLCKHNKDNPSLTQKQLQEWVHSNYGLQVSQAKISNIVKRSLEYLSLAPERGDVKRHKPEKFPDLEKSLYEWILQYQEHVNMTGELIIEKVHAYALRVEEEAQDAMAMKEGRPPWTHQFEGLPVEIDSGTKPSLEEPPKLELKDLPSHLKYVFLGDNDTLPVIIASNLELAQEQALMEVLKANKGAIGWTIADLKGISPSIVMHKIITTEDAKPTREAQRRLNPNLREVVKKEVIKWLDAGIIYPISDSAWVSPTQVVPKKAGIQVVKDESGEQIATRPVTGWRVCIDYRKLNAATSKDHFPLPFIDQIIEKLSGQKYYCFLDGYSGYNQIAIHPDDQHKTTFTCPYGTFAFRRMPFGLCNAPATFQRCMMSIFSDMVGESLEVFMDDFSIFGTTFDACLNELQKVLKRCVDKAKIRVISSLPPPKNVKGVRSFLGHAGFYRRFIKGFSVITKPLCNLLLKDVPFDFTNECMQAFTVLKEHLVKAPILQPPDWSKPFEIMCDASDTTIGAVLGQRVDKKPVVIYYASKTLSEAQLNYTTTEKELLAVVYALDKFRSYIWGSKVVVYSDHSAVRYLMEKKDAKPRLIRWVLLLQEFDLEIRDKKGSENVVADHLSRIPVEGTDDVSEINESFPDEQLLAVSTFVAPWYAHYVNYLATGAIPTHWTKKHRQQFMVQVRQYIWDEPDLFKIGPDQVIRRCVPETEFARNCVNCQKMGSISKRDEMPLQPILVVEIFDVWGIDFMGPFPNSNGFLYILVAVDYVSKWIEAIATRTNDHSVVCKFVQSNIFSRFGIPRVIISDGGSHFKNFNFGKLLKRYSVNHRVATPYHPQTSGQVEVSNRQIKEILMKTVRTDRKDWSSKLDDALWAYRTAYKTPIGTTPYRMVYGKGCHLPMELAHRAHWAIKTVNADYDEAGKLRKLQLSEIEEIRDEAYECASAYKDKLKKVHDAKLRKKTFEVGQKVWLYNSRLKMFAGKLKSKWMGPYVIRRVGRFGDVDIQDEQTLKQQTVMAKTKEQAGSSSSSSKGKGKQKEQPPRKRQYMCRVSESESEGEEEMALDPSEKPVWNSGSLDDQPEIWQPTLYNDCMNKLKNKAAAFICEKEVDEPQFGQFGVFAKFRALGWEGALKCFDKDKSNLFMMEIQEWMATLKCHNFNKPSQMKLIGMVHGVPVEMSYDTLKKLGKYDSLPSREYMVPTLDDLLLKPEKHVRWNDMLAALFFPGRYSGILYRKNLKIEAKLLHTICLLNVIPRRGDKEQVRYPEIPVLYSLMHGSPRFPIRYLIMHHLWICRNKYGRDIVPYCRIITGLMKQQKALTSEDRGLTKRQEPFTLDRLGNVWTYTQSERYHKLKSEGQRWRALKLNARELLPGEPDEPESDVEMVPSGDEDYADEPHGGANVGLGGFGGGHGGMFYDYAQQPYEPGWAYSGSMQEVIESQRLPASIFDTWSGPERTLYDQNMRNSASIERSLKHSFDRNESWNRTHAYSREVDTNNRYHDDQMRRMHADCLGAKRWSKRSFGGVGEERVERGTRDTTKKSRKLTTVNYGPTVIYGGPGVSIFHLHGFKESSVGMFGNIPDEISNNL